Sequence from the Methanobacterium alkalithermotolerans genome:
TTCAGGAAATGGCCAGCGAGTGCACCGAATGTGGATGGTGTACCAGGGTATGCCCTAACAGCCTTCCTATGATGAGTGCCGTACTGGGAGCAGGTAGGGGTGATTTTTCCCAGATGGAAACATTATATGACAATGATATATGCTACAGTTGTGGTAGATGTGAACAGGAATGTGAAAGGGATCTTCCCCTTATGTCCATGATGGCCCGGATTGGAGAAAACAAGATCAAAGAACAAAAATTCAATATTCGGGCAGGAAGAGGGCCTATTCAGGATGTGGAAATAAGGAAGGTGGGGGCTCCTATTGTACTGGGAGACATACCAGGTGTTATCGCATTTGTGGGTTGTACCAATTATCCTGATGGTGCCAGTGACGTGGCCATGATGGCCCAGGAGTTTCTGGAGAGAAATTACATAGTGGTTACCAGCGGCTGCGGAGCCATGACTATTGGTGAATACCGGGATGAAGATGGTAAGACACTTTATGAAAAGTACAGTGGAGATTTTGATGCAAAAGGTCTGGTGAATGTAGGATCCTGTGTATCCAATGCTCACATACCTGGTGCATGCATAAAAATCGCCAATATCTTTGCTAAAAAACCACTGGAAGGGAATTTCGAGGAAATTGCAGATTACATTTTAAACCGGGTAGGGGCATGCGGGGTGGCCTGGGGAGCATACTCTCAAAAAGCTGCAGCAATCGCCACCGGAGTAAATAGATGGGGAATACCAGTTGTTTTAGGTCCCCATGGAACAAAGTACCGTAGACTATTCCTGGGTAGAACTGACCTGGATGAAAAATGGAAAATCAATGATATGAGAAATGGAATGGTGGTTCAGGGAGAGCCAGCTCCAGAACACCTTTTGTATGCTGCTGAAAATAGAGAAGAAGCAACAGTTGCCATAGCTAAACTATGCTTAAGGCCCAATGATACTTCTAAAGGTAGACAGCTCAAATTAAACCACTACATTGACCTTCATCGCAAATACTTTGGAACAATTCCTGAAGACGTATATAAATTTATCCGGGTAGAAAAAGACATACCCATAACCTATAAAAAGGACATTAAAGCGATTCTGGATGAGAGAGGATGGCAACCAAAGAAAATAACCTCGGAACCATCTATAAGAGATTTTAAAGACGAACCATCACTCGAAAATTTTAAAAATAAATCACATCCCAAAGCTGATGCAAAATAGCCATAATGAGGTAGATTAGATGTATGAGAGAATTATCCCCTGGCAACCAACTGTAATTGCTGGACCTAAACAAGCTCTTTTGGTAACTCCTAAAACAGCAAAAATGATGATTAAAAGAGCAAAAAGGCCTCTTTTTGTGGTGGGACCAATAATAAAAGAAGACCCTCTTCTAAAGTTAACTATAGACATTGCAAAAAACTGGAATATACCCATTGTAACTACGGGAGATGCTTATAAAACCCTAAGGGATAGGGACCTGGATTCCAATCCCTATGGAATTGTAGAGATTACTAATTTATTAAAAGATCCTGAATGGAAGGGTGTAAATGGTGAAGGCCAGCATGATCTGGTAATGTTTATAGGGTGCATTTATTACATTGCTTCCCAGGGACTATCCACTTTGAAGCACTTTGCACCACATCTTAAAACTTTAACCATTTGTAAATTTTTCCATTCTAATGCAGATGCATCTTTTCCTAATATGAAGGATGAAGAATGGTTAAAATATCTTGAAAAAATGAAAACTGCTTGAAGTTAAGTCATGTAAATTATTAATATTATTAGGTGTTTAATGGAGGAATTCAATGTTTGAAGATATACCTGTTGATGTAAGCCCTATGTATGAAGGGGAAAGGATAAGATCCGCCAACATGTTTGTCGAATTGGCAGGTCCCAAGTCTATTGGTGCGGAACTGGTTCAAGTTGAAGATAATGTGGAAGATGGGAAAATTCAAGTTATAGGCCCGGAATTAACTCAAATGAAACAGGGAGATATTTTCCCATTTGGTATAAATATCCAGATCCAGGGTGAAAAACTGGAAAAAGAACTGGAAGGTGTTATTGAAAGAAGGATACATGAACTATGTAACTATGTTAAGGGCTTCATGCACCTGAATCAAAGAGATCAAATCTGGTGCAGGGTAAGCAATGAAGCGCTAGAAGCTGGTTTTAAATTAGAACACCTGGCTAAATCCTTATCCATATTGTTTAGAGAGGAATTCCCCATAATAGAAAAAATTTCCGTCACGATTTTTACTAATAAGGAAGAAGTAGAATCTTTTTTAGAA
This genomic interval carries:
- the cdhB gene encoding CO dehydrogenase/acetyl-CoA synthase complex subunit epsilon; translation: MYERIIPWQPTVIAGPKQALLVTPKTAKMMIKRAKRPLFVVGPIIKEDPLLKLTIDIAKNWNIPIVTTGDAYKTLRDRDLDSNPYGIVEITNLLKDPEWKGVNGEGQHDLVMFIGCIYYIASQGLSTLKHFAPHLKTLTICKFFHSNADASFPNMKDEEWLKYLEKMKTA